GAGGAATACGCGCTCTTCTCCGAATTCCTGCAGCACGGCGGCCGCGGGGTCGAGGTCGTCACGGGCAGCCACACGGCCGCCGAATACATCACCTATGCCGGCGTGGCCCAGGAATTCGGGCTGGCCGCTTCGCGCGGCAGCGACTTCCACAGCCCGCAGGAATCGCACACCGACCTGGGTGCCCTGCCGCCGCTGCCCGGCACGCTCACCCCGGTCTGGGACCTGCTGGCCGACCGCGTGCGGCAGCCGGCCGCCTGAAGACCGGCACCGCACGCCCGGCACGACACCCATGGCCCAGTACTTCGAAGTCCACCCCGACAATCCGCAGCCACGGCTGCTCAAGCAGGCCGCCGCCCTGCTGGCGCGCGGCGCCGTGCTCGCCGTGCCCACCGACTCCAGCTACGCCCTCGTGTGCCAGCTCGACGACAAGGACGCCGTCGACCGGCTGCGCCGCATCCGGCAGGTCGACGAAAAGCACCACCTGACGCTGCTGTGCCGCGACCTCTCGGAGGTGTCCAACTACGCCCGCGTGGACAACCGGCAGTACCGCCTCGTCAAGCAGGCGACGCCCGGGCCCTACACCTTCATTCTCGATGCCACCAAGGAAGTGCCGCGCCGCGTGAGCCACCCGCAGCGCAAGACCATCGGCCTGCGCGTGCCCGACCGCAAGGGGCTGCAACTGCTGCTGGAGCTGCATGGCGCGCCCCTGCTGGCCACCACGCTGATACCGCCCGGCGAAACCGAGCCGATGAACGACCCCGCCGAAATCCGCTCGCGCTTCGAGCACCAGATCGACGCCGTGGTGGATGCCGGCGCCTGCCCCCTGGAACCCACGACCGTCGTGGACCTGACCGACATGGCCAACGGCGGCGAGCCGCGGGTGGTGCGCGAGGGGCGGGGCAGCCTGGCGACGCTGGGGCTCTGACGGGCCTGCCGGCGGCCGGGCCGCTCAGCGTGCATCGGCCTCCTTCGGCTCCCCGATTTCTTCGCCGGCTCCCACACCCGGCGCGCCCTCCGCGCGGCCCCGGGCGCGGTATTTCTCGAGCAGCGCATCCAGGATGGCGGCCGTTTCCGTGTCCGGCACCCCGTCGTAGCGCGCCGGCCGGAAGTGCATCTGGAACGCGATGACGGCCTGCTGCGTCGCCTCGTCGAACACGCCGGTCCGCGGCGTGTCGTAGCCGTAGGCCTGCAACCGCGACTGCAGCGATGCCGTGTCACCCGCGAGAGGCTGCAGCCGGGCATGGCGCTCGACCGCAGCGGCATCGGGCCACGCGCCGATGCCGTGCTCGCGGTAGAGCCGTTCCCAGGGGAACAGCGGCCCCGGGTCGGACTTGCGCCCGGGCGCGATGCGCGCATCCTGGCTCTGCGACCGGACGCTGCGGTCGATGCGCAGCGGCGTCGGCTGCAAGGGCTGCGCGCATGCGGCCACGGAGAGCGCCGCCACGCCCGCCGACGCGCGGGATGCGTGCCGGAAAAATGCCCTGCGCGTGCAGGGCGGTGCACCGTCGCCGATGCCGTCCATGGGGTTTGCCTTCCGTTCTCGGTCACCAACCAGAAGCCGCCGGGGCCGGCAGCGCTGAAGGCAGTCTACGGCCCGGCCGGGGCCCGGCGCGTCAATCGAGCTTGAACGCCCCCACGGCGCGTTGCAGGTCGTGCGCCCTTTCGTTGAGCGCCGCGGCCGCGCGCGACGCCTGCTGCACCAGCGCGGCGTTCTGCTGGGTGGTGCCGTCCATCTGCGCGACGGACTGGTTCACGTGCGCGATGCCGTCGCTCTGCTCGTGCAGGGCATGGGAGATCTCGCCGAGCAGCGTGGTCACCTGCCCCACCGAGCGCACGATCTCCTCCATGGTGCGCCCGGCCTGCTCCACGAGGCCGGAGCCGCTATGCACCTGCTCCACCGACGTGTCGATGAGGCCCTTGATCTCGCGCGCCGCCACGGCGCTGCGCTGCGCGAGGCTGCGCACTTCCGCGGCAACCACGGCGAAGCCCCGGCCCTGCTCCCCCGCGCGGGCCGCTTCGACGGCGGCGTTCAGCGCCAGGATGTTGGTCTGGAAGGCGATGCCCTCGATCACCTGGATGATGTCCACGATCTTGTGCGAGCTGCCGCTGATCGCCTGCATGGTCTGCACCACCTGCCCCACCACCGTGCCGCCGCGCTCGGCCGTGCCGGAGGCCGCCACCGCCAGGCCGCTGGCAGAGCGCGCGCGGTCGGCGTTCTGGCGCACGGTGGCGGTGAGCTGCTCCATGCTCGCGGCGGTTTCGGCCAGGGACGCCACCTGCTCGTCCGTGCGGCGCGCCAGATCGCCGTTGCCGGCGTCGATCTCGCCCGCGCTCGCGCCGATCGCGTCGGTGGATTGCTTGATGCGCGACACCAGTTCGGTGAGCGTGTCTTCCATGGTGCCCAGCCCGCCCAGCAGGCGCCCGAAGTCGCCCTGCAGGTCGGAGCTGAATTCCTGGCTCAGGTCTCCGGCCGCCACGGTTTCGGCGATGAGGATGGCCTGGTCGAGCGGTGCCACGATGCCCCGCCGCAGCAGCACGAAGGCGCCGAACGCCACGGCGAACACGGCGCATCCCAGGCCCAGCAGCCAGGCGCGCAGGCCCGACAGCTCGCCCTGCGCCTCGGCCACCGCGCGCTCGATCGGGGCGCGCTGGGCCGCATCGGGCAAGGCGGCGGCCGCCTGCAGGACGGCGCGGTGCGCGTCCTGGGCGCGTCCGATGTCGGCCATGCCCACGCCCATCAGCACCGCCACCAGCAACGCCAGCACGCCGAACACCAGCACCAGCCGCGTCCCCGTTCTCAAACCGTCCCAAGCCATAGCCGCGTCTCCTGCCTTAGTGGTGCGCCGGGCCGCAGATGCCTGCCCGCCTGCGTTGCATTTGGCAACAAATAAGCATGCTAACGCGCGGGGTAACCGGCGCACCCCAGGGGTTCCCCTGCCTGCGTGACCGGCGCGCAACGCGGCCTCTGAGACAATCGGCCGGTGGACTTCTCCAATCTCATCCAAACCGTTCTCATCTATGCCCTGCCGGTGCTCTTCGCGATCACCGTGCACGAAGCGGCCCACGGCTACGCCGCCCGCTACTTCGGAGACAACACCGCGGCGATGATGGGGCGCATCACGCTCAATCCGCTGCGGCACATCGACCCGGTCGGCACGATCCTGATGCCGCTGCTGCTGTATTTCGCCACCTCGGGGGCCTTCCTGTTCGGCTACGCCAAGCCGGTGCCGGTGAATTTCGGGCACCTGCGCAACCCCCGGCGCGACATGATCTGGGTCGCGCTGGCGGGCCCGGCCTCCAATTTCGTGCAGGCGGTCCTGTGGGCCGTGCTGATGGTGGCGCTGGTGGCCTTCGAGGTGGATGAGCGCTTCTTCATGGAAATGGCGCGTGCCGGCGTGCTCGTGAACCTGGTCATGTGGGCCTTCAACCTGTTCCCGCTGCCGCCGCTCGATGGCGGGCGCATCCTGATGGGGCTGCTGCCCTGGCGGCAGGCGCACTGGCTGTCGCGCATCGAGCCCTACGGCTTCTTCATCGTGCTGGCCCTGGTGGTGGCGGGCATCGTGGGCACGGTGTGGCTGCGCCCGCTGATGTCTTTGGGTTATTCGGCGATCAACCTGCTGCTGACCCCGCTCACCGCGCTGCTGCGCTGACAGGCTCCACCCCATCCCCAAGACACACCCCGGAGCCGCGCAGCGGGTTTCCGCCCCGGCTTCCTCCGTCCTCCGCTTTCCGTTTCCGACCATGAGCACCACGCGCTTCCTCACCGGCATCACGACCACGGGCACGCCCCACCTGGGCAACTTCGTCGGCTCCATCCGCCCCTCGGTGGCGGCCAGCCTGCGGCCCGGGGTGCAGAGCTTCTATTTCCTGGCCGACTACCACGCGCTCATCAAGTGCGAAGACCCGGTGCGCATCCAGCGCTCCACGCTGGAGATCGCGGCCAGCTGGCTCGCGGCGGGCCTGGACCCGGAGCACGTGGCGTTCTACCGCCAGTCCGACATCCCCGAAATCCCGGAGCTGAACTGGCTGCTGTCGTGCGTGACCGGCAAGGGCGTGCTCAACCGCGCGCATGCCTACAAGGCATCGCAGGACAAGAACGAGGCCGCCGGGCGCGAGACGGACGACGGCGTGACGGCCGGCCTCTTCATGTACCCCGTGCTGATGGCCGCCGACATCCTGCTCTTCAAGGCGCACAAGGTGCCCGTGGGCCGCGACCAGGTGCAGCACATCGAGATGGCGCGCGACATCGCGGCGAGTTTCAACCACCTGTATGGCGAGCACTTCGTGCCGCCCGAGGCCGCCATCGACGAGCATGTGGCCACGCTGCCGGGCCTGGACGGCCGCAAGATGAGCAAGAGCTACGACAACACGATCCCGCTCTTCAGCCCGCGCGAGCAGCTGCGGCGGCTCATCGGCGGCATCCAGACCGATTCCCGCGCGCCCGGCGAGCCCAAGGAAGCCGAGGGCTCGGCGCTCTTCCAGATCTACCAGGCGTTCTCCACCGCGGCAGAAGCCGAGGCCCTGCGCCGGCAGTATGCGCAAGGCATC
The DNA window shown above is from Acidovorax sp. NCPPB 4044 and carries:
- a CDS encoding site-2 protease family protein encodes the protein MDFSNLIQTVLIYALPVLFAITVHEAAHGYAARYFGDNTAAMMGRITLNPLRHIDPVGTILMPLLLYFATSGAFLFGYAKPVPVNFGHLRNPRRDMIWVALAGPASNFVQAVLWAVLMVALVAFEVDERFFMEMARAGVLVNLVMWAFNLFPLPPLDGGRILMGLLPWRQAHWLSRIEPYGFFIVLALVVAGIVGTVWLRPLMSLGYSAINLLLTPLTALLR
- a CDS encoding L-threonylcarbamoyladenylate synthase, whose translation is MAQYFEVHPDNPQPRLLKQAAALLARGAVLAVPTDSSYALVCQLDDKDAVDRLRRIRQVDEKHHLTLLCRDLSEVSNYARVDNRQYRLVKQATPGPYTFILDATKEVPRRVSHPQRKTIGLRVPDRKGLQLLLELHGAPLLATTLIPPGETEPMNDPAEIRSRFEHQIDAVVDAGACPLEPTTVVDLTDMANGGEPRVVREGRGSLATLGL
- a CDS encoding methyl-accepting chemotaxis protein; the encoded protein is MAWDGLRTGTRLVLVFGVLALLVAVLMGVGMADIGRAQDAHRAVLQAAAALPDAAQRAPIERAVAEAQGELSGLRAWLLGLGCAVFAVAFGAFVLLRRGIVAPLDQAILIAETVAAGDLSQEFSSDLQGDFGRLLGGLGTMEDTLTELVSRIKQSTDAIGASAGEIDAGNGDLARRTDEQVASLAETAASMEQLTATVRQNADRARSASGLAVAASGTAERGGTVVGQVVQTMQAISGSSHKIVDIIQVIEGIAFQTNILALNAAVEAARAGEQGRGFAVVAAEVRSLAQRSAVAAREIKGLIDTSVEQVHSGSGLVEQAGRTMEEIVRSVGQVTTLLGEISHALHEQSDGIAHVNQSVAQMDGTTQQNAALVQQASRAAAALNERAHDLQRAVGAFKLD
- a CDS encoding tryptophan--tRNA ligase — protein: MSTTRFLTGITTTGTPHLGNFVGSIRPSVAASLRPGVQSFYFLADYHALIKCEDPVRIQRSTLEIAASWLAAGLDPEHVAFYRQSDIPEIPELNWLLSCVTGKGVLNRAHAYKASQDKNEAAGRETDDGVTAGLFMYPVLMAADILLFKAHKVPVGRDQVQHIEMARDIAASFNHLYGEHFVPPEAAIDEHVATLPGLDGRKMSKSYDNTIPLFSPREQLRRLIGGIQTDSRAPGEPKEAEGSALFQIYQAFSTAAEAEALRRQYAQGIAWGDAKQVLFERVDSVIGPMRERYESLIADPGRIEDTLLAGAERARALAQPFIQELRGAVGLRSLRGGAAAAPRPATSAKPAALPSFKQYREADGKFYFKLVAAEGRMLLQSTGFDVPRDAGQAIARLQREPGALAALAGHLAPVEGVGMQDVQAALDALARAAEG